The Naumovozyma dairenensis CBS 421 chromosome 11, complete genome genome includes a window with the following:
- the SFT1 gene encoding Sft1p (similar to Saccharomyces cerevisiae SFT1 (YKL006C-A); ancestral locus Anc_2.504), whose product MSTSRYSQIENDNDQKLNTLANKLATFRNINQEINDQAVADNSLINSISNSFGALANNIKNSSQRLTRTMNSGNNIWKMIGLALLIFFIIYNLSKFF is encoded by the exons ATGTCGACTTCAAGGTATTCGCAGATAGAGAATGAT AACGATCAAAAACTAAACACATTGGCAAATAAATTAGCAACatttagaaatattaatcaagaaataaatgatCAAGCTGTAGCAGATAACTCattgataaattcaatCTCAAATTCATTCGGTGCTCTTGccaataatattaagaattCATCACAAAGATTAACAAGAACAATGAATTCTGGTAACAACATTTGGAAGATGATAGGCTTGGCTTTATTaatcttcttcataatatataatttatccaaattcttttaa
- the CAP1 gene encoding Cap1p (similar to Saccharomyces cerevisiae CAP1 (YKL007W); ancestral locus Anc_2.503), with amino-acid sequence MSKFETIINEIVESCPPGEIESIYSDLLKITGSDNETRILDSIKVHNVKTISTISIPSLGNKKFIISEHNVDDSKFVDYNNHIRFSVDHLKFEGIDVEEDVEGLELNDDQMKIFNDLEKYVKVGFPNDDATIGVFPDKNESSSSFSSSKIHIIIVSEVFNPNNYWNGSWKSQYVYDTNNKKLSGDITVQIHYFEDGNVNFTSKKDIDNVSLNDNENVVDDVIKKLETDFEKELDVSFTNLNEKQFKSLRRRLPITRSKVNWGKAIGNYRLGRDAANGLQ; translated from the coding sequence ATGTCtaaatttgaaacaataataaatgaaattgttgaatcATGTCCACCTGgagaaattgaatcaatttattCTGATCTTTTAAAGATAACAGGATcagataatgaaacaagAATTTTAGATTCAATAAAGGTACATAATGTGAAAACTATCTCAACCATTTCTATTCCTAGTCTTGGCAATAAGAAATTCATAATTAGTGAACATAATGTTGATGATAGTAAATTTGttgattataataatcatattaGATTTTCTGTTGaccatttgaaatttgaagGGATTgatgttgaagaagatgtcGAGGGGTTagaattgaatgatgatCAAATGAAGATTTTTAATGACTTAGAGAAATATGTTAAAGTTGGGTTCccaaatgatgatgctaCTATTGGTGTTTTCCCAGATAAGAATGAAAGTAGTAGTAGTTTTAGTAGTAGTAAGattcatataattattGTTTCAGAAGTTTTCAATCCAAATAATTATTGGAATGGGTCATGGAAATCTCAATATGTTTAtgatacaaataataaaaaattgagTGGAGATATTACAGtacaaattcattattttgaagatgGTAATGTCAATTTTACATCGAAGAAGgatattgataatgtttcgttgaatgataatgaaaatgttgttgatgatgtCATTAAAAAACTTGAAACTGATTTTGAGAAGGAATTAGATGTTTCATTTACTAATTTGAATGAGAAGcaatttaaatcattaagaagaagattacCAATTACTAGATCTAAAGTGAATTGGGGGAAAGCTATTGGTAATTATAGATTAGGTAGGGATGCCGCTAATGGATTACAATGA
- the NDAI0K02490 gene encoding uncharacterized protein — protein sequence MTFCKPIIYSSPHGLPLIEYHEKFKQPSKEKKKAYGTDSLRKKIFNFFTKNIPSEEREKTVTKKALLENPGGKDFILDDPFIFILSQGKKISSLYRNTFTKESCKRYEAPLLCDSNYEKKLDQYLDQYKKPILLIFGLNFNSKAIFLPTSLDKMSEDNFKMTNQSGTNISDMINAAITYSELVQFQGSERDYRFEIIRSLGVQSNQFEFLPPSEYSNFPLPIIFLQCHLRHAIIYRDFLIVCRNKVMREHREPSFENILKIFNDPPYEITMELSPNEGIEPKFYEWERERDITWAERHCYQQYFLLRAKLMSYDRVCFPDRIEPREEGLEEIQKEDDSFYVQKKGGEHPIMDVYGKYVPNNLENQATMNYHKKGYKL from the coding sequence ATGACTTTTTGCAAACcaattatttattcaagTCCACATGGATTACCATTAATCGAATAtcatgaaaaattcaaacaaCCAAGtaaagagaaaaagaaggCTTATGGTACTGATAGtctaagaaagaaaattttcaatttttttactaAGAACATTCCTTCAGAAGAAAGGGAAAAAACTGTAACAAAAAAGGCATTACTTGAGAACCCTGGTGGGaaagattttattttaGACGATcctttcattttcatcttatCTCAGGGTAAGAAGATTAGTTCACTTTATAGAAATACTTTCACGAAGGAATCATGTAAAAGATATGAGGCTCCACTCTTGTGTGATTCAAATTAtgagaaaaaattagatcAATACCTCGATCAATATAAGAAaccaattttattaatatttggatTAAATTTTAATAGCAAGGCAATTTTTCTACCGACCTCATTGGATAAAATGTCTGAagataattttaaaatgaCAAATCAAAGTGGGACAAACATATCAGACATGATAAATGCTGCAATAACATATAGTGAATTAGTACAATTCCAAGGTAGTGAAAGAGATTATAGGTTTGAAATTATAAGAAGTTTAGGGGTCCAGTCTaatcaatttgaattcttaCCGCCATCagaatattcaaatttccCCTTGCCTATTATTTTCCTACAATGTCATTTGAGACATGCAATAATTTATCGtgatttcttaattgtTTGTAGAAATAAAGTTATGAGAGAACATAGGGAACCGAGTTTcgaaaatattttgaaaattttcaatgatcCACCTTATGAAATTACCATGGAATTATCTCCCAATGAGGGTATTGAACCTAAATTTTACGAGTGGGAACGTGAAAGGGATATTACTTGGGCAGAAAGACATTGTTATcaacaatattttttgctAAGAGCAAAACTAATGAGCTATGATAGGGTCTGTTTCCCAGATAGAATTGAACCAAGGGAGGAAGGTTTGGAAGAGATACAAAAGGAAGATGATTCATTTTATgtacaaaaaaaaggagGAGAGCATCCAATAATGGATGTCTATGGGAAATATGTACCAAACAATTTAGAAAATCAAGCAACTATGAATTACCATAAAAAAGGTTACAAGCTGTGA
- the NDAI0K02500 gene encoding uncharacterized protein, which produces MVGFNLLLSVLTFLLSSSLGYEVSIDTILDGSVPAGEAVTVDSGSYLGLIHGSTQTFSSDLTVNGGLYITDTNTADAGMTLTTDGNLVNTGIIVVDNRNASSGMTANIGGSTFENDGQIFFAGSSQGSPNDFTINPSDSIINRGTIQFSQDSMGSNSATLQSNSIVNDGTICLTNMDSTIQSDTSGSGCFDIGENSIYAIQGKDTAIATNQTFYLSSTTSTLYSEGNSLTDNIIVRGFGNGNTLTFRTSIVSTSYDDTTGILTVNLFPLITHKYDIGLGYDSSKFEIESVSNDIAADLINNGLYYRGAPPTSSRPVQCAACQPIPWIPALEIPDPYTTTVVSELSTLSEVVSFFASTSDGIPVVASTISIIPPPITASSSNSETKTERSTTVVPTSSSSSPIITTEAVSSLLSKSDGDNNSKTIESCVITETKTAYNSTVDHTTYLYITGTDSETITLSSVVTTRYVTKGAPLSSA; this is translated from the coding sequence ATGGTTGGATTtaatttattgttatcagTTTTGACATTTTTACTGTCATCTTCTTTGGGTTATGAAGTATCGATAGATACAATCTTAGACGGCTCAGTACCTGCTGGCGAAGCTGTCACTGTCGACTCAGGGTCTTACTTAGGTTTAATCCATGGTTCTACCCAAACATTTTCTAGTGATTTAACAGTCAATGGTGGATTATATATTACTGATACAAATACTGCTGACGCTGGTATGACGTTAACCACAGACGGTAACTTAGTAAATACCGGTATAATTGTAGTCGATAATAGAAACGCATCAAGTGGTATGACTGCAAACATAGGTGGCTCAACATTCGAGAATGATGGGCAAATATTTTTCGCTGGTTCATCTCAAGGTAGTCCCAATGATTTCACAATTAATCCAAGTGACTCGATAATTAATAGAGGCACTATTCAATTTAGTCAAGATTCAATGGGCTCAAATTCAGCTACATTACAATCAAACTCTATCGTTAACGATGGTACTATATGCTTAACGAATATGGACTCAACTATTCAATCTGATACCAGTGGTAGTGGTTGTTTTGATATTGGAGAAAATTCTATATATGCCATTCAAGGGAAAGATACAGCTATCGCTACAAATCaaacattttatttatcCTCTACAACTTCAACACTCTACTCTGAAGGTAACTCTTTGACtgataatataatagtTAGAGGATTTGGTAATGGTAATACACTTACTTTTAGAACCTCCATTGTTTCTACTTCATACGATGATACCACAGGTATTCTAACGGTAAACCTTTTCCCATTAATTACTCATAAATATGATATTGGATTAGGTTATGATTCAtctaaatttgaaatagaAAGTGTAAGTAATGACATTGCAGCTGATCTTATTAACAATGGTCTTTATTATAGAGGTGCACCACCGACAAGTTCGAGACCTGTTCAATGTGCAGCATGTCAGCCAATTCCTTGGATCCCTGCATTAGAAATTCCAGATCCATACACCACAACCGTAGTTAGTGAACTTTCAACTTTATCAGAGGTAGTCTCATTCTTTGCATCTACTTCTGACGGTATTCCAGTTGTGGCTTCAACAATATCTATTATCCCTCCACCAATAACGGCCTCTAGCTCAAACTCGGAGACCAAGACTGAACGAAGTACTACAGTCGTCCCCACCTCAAGCTCGTCGTCGCCTATTATTACGACTGAAGcagtatcatcattattgtcCAAATCTGATGGAGATAACAATAGTAAAACAATTGAGAGTTGTGTCATCacagaaacaaaaacagCATATAATAGTACCGTAGACCACACCACTTATCTATATATTACAGGAACAGACTCCGAGACAATAACTCTATCTAGTGTAGTAACGACGCGTTACGTCACCAAAGGAGCGCCTCTTAGTTCAGCTTAG
- the RAD54 gene encoding DNA-dependent ATPase RAD54 (similar to Saccharomyces cerevisiae RAD54 (YGL163C); ancestral locus Anc_8.108), giving the protein MARRKLPDRPPNGIGFGERPRLVPRPINVQDSVSKLTKPFKVPYRRNTRPLTSQGIVTNVPETGRILRKRSQTISYSGMEIDPENPINNENDEDLPFGYTQLKRRKDALSAQRLMNDPNRLTSIEIHLKKSFSVPIKGYIQRHSLPLTLGTKKKITPEPRPLHDPTDEFAIVLYDPSVDGEMIMHDGSHPVNDENDSKKNEKEIEDQKKEIKKKFIHPKIMTNGVRNKSLLELLGTSEVDEEKKFPNVPVVIDPKLTKILRPHQVEGVKFLYRCVTGLVMKDFLDAETVNTGIVAPQQNNRGAYGCIMADEMGLGKTLQCIALMWTLLRQGPQGKRLIDKCIIVCPSSLVNNWANELIKWLGPNTLSPLAIDGKKSSLASGSTTVAEAIKSWGQAKGRNIVKPVLIISYETLRRNVDQLQNCDVGLMLADEGHRLKNADSLTFTALDSINCPRRVILSGTPIQNDLSEYFALLNFSNPGLLGTRSEFRKNFEIPILRSRDADSTDDEIKKGEEQLQKLSDIVSKFIIRRTNDILSKYLPCKYEHVIFVDLKPFQKNVYQNLIKSRDIKKMMKGVGGTQPLKAIGVLKKLCNHPSLLNLDEELDNFDNLEIPSDYNMSSNSRDIQPKYSGKFSILERFLHKIKTESDDKIVLISNYTQTLDLIEKMCRTKHYGSLRLDGTMNINKRQKLVDRFNDPEGQEFIFLLSSKAGGCGINLIGANRLILMDPDWNPAADQQALARVWRDGQKKDCFIYRFISTGSIEEKIYQRQSMKMSLSSCVVDAKEDVERLFSADNLRQLFQYNDKTICETHETYHCKRCNKAGKQTIRSDAMLYGDPTTWNHLNHAALEKTNDHLLQNEFQYSDISYAFQYISH; this is encoded by the coding sequence ATGGCCAGAAGGAAGCTTCCTGATAGACCTCCAAATGGTATTGGATTTGGCGAGAGACCGAGATTAGTCCCTCGTCCAATTAATGTACAAGATTCCGTTTCAAAATTAACCAAACCTTTCAAAGTTCCTTATAGGAGGAATACTAGACCATTAACGTCTCAAGGTATTGTCACTAATGTACCTGAAACAGGCCgaatattaagaaaacGTTCTCAAACCATATCATATTCTGGTATGGAAATCGACCCTGAAAATCCAATAAATAACGAGAATGATGAGGATTTACCATTTGGTTACACACAACTTAAACGACGAAAGGATGCTCTGAGTGCACAGCGGTTGATGAATGACCCCAATAGGTTGActtcaattgaaattcatttgaagaaatccTTTTCCGTCCCCATTAAAGGTTATATTCAACGTCATAGTTTACCACTTACATTAGGTactaagaagaagataacgCCAGAACCAAGACCTTTACATGATCCAACTGATGAATTTGCAATTGTGTTATATGACCCCTCTGTAGATGGTGAAATGATTATGCATGATGGTTCTCATCCTGTAAATGACGAAAAtgattcaaagaaaaatgagaaggaaattgaagatcagaaaaaggaaatcaagaagaagttTATACATCCAAAGATAATGACTAATGGTGTTAGGAACAAATCATTATTGGAACTATTGGGTACCTCCGAAGTGGATGAGGAAAAGAAGTTCCCTAATGTCCCTGTTGTAATAGATCCTAAATTAACTAAGATATTAAGACCTCATCAAGTGGAAGGTGTGAAGTTTCTTTATCGTTGTGTTACAGGTTTAGTTATGAAAGATTTCTTAGATGCTGAAACAGTAAATACTGGGATAGTAGCTCcacaacaaaataatagagGTGCATACGGTTGTATTATGGCAGATGAAATGGGGTTAGGTAAAACTTTACAATGTATCGCGTTGATGTGGACATTATTAAGACAAGGACCTCAAGGGAAACGTCTTATTGATAAATGTATCATTGTGTGCCCTTCTTCATTAGTCAATAATTGGGCTAACGAATTAATCAAATGGTTAGGTCCAAATACACTTTCACCATTGGCAATTGACGGTAAGAAATCATCCCTAGCCAGCGGAAGTACTACAGTCGCAGAGGCTATAAAATCTTGGGGTCAAGCCAAGGGACGAAATATTGTTAAACCAGttttaattatttcatACGAAACATTACGTAGAAATGTTGatcaattacaaaattgTGATGTGGGACTTATGCTAGCAGATGAAGGACATAGATTAAAGAATGCAGATTCTTTAACTTTTACAGCTTTAGATAGTATTAATTGTCCTAGAAGAGTCATATTATCTGGTACACCGATTCAAAACGATCTTTCTGAATATTTTGCCCTATTGAACTTCTCTAATCCAGGCCTATTAGGTACTAGAAGTGAATTTAGAaagaattttgaaatacCAATTTTAAGAAGTCGTGATGCTGATTCAACggatgatgaaattaagaaaGGTGAAGAACAgttacaaaaattatctgatattgtttccaaattcattattaggCGTACGAACGATATTTTATCTAAATATTTGCCATGTAAATATGAACATGTGATCTTTGTGGATTTGAAACCATTCCAAAAAAACGTTTATCAAAACTTAATTAAATCAAGggatattaaaaaaatgatgaaaggTGTTGGGGGTACTCAACCATTAAAGGCTATTGgtgttttgaaaaaattatgtaATCACCCGAGTTTGCTTAATTtggatgaagaattagacaattttgataatttagaaatacCATCCGATTATAATATGTCTTCCAATAGTCGTGATATTCAACCAAAGTATTCTGGGAAATTTTCTATTCTAGAGAGATTTCTTCATAAGATTAAAACAGAGTCTGATGACAAGATTGTCTTAATTTCTAATTATACGCAAACATtagatttaattgaaaaaatgtGTCGGACTAAACATTACGGGTCACTCAGGCTGGATGGTACAATGAATATTAACAAAAGACAAAAACTTGTTGATCGATTTAATGATCCTGAAGgtcaagaatttatttttttattaagtTCAAAAGCCGGTGGTTGTGGTATCAATTTAATTGGTGCCAATAGATTAATCTTGATGGATCCAGATTGGAATCCAGCTGCGGATCAACAAGCTCTAGCCCGTGTGTGGAGAGATGGACAAAAAAAGGATTGTTTCATTTATAGATTTATTTCTACAGGTTCAATAGAAGAGAAAATTTACCAAAGACAGTCTATGAAAATGAGTTTAAGTTCGTGTGTTGTGGATGCGAAAGAAGATGTAGAAAGGCTTTTCAGTGCTGATAATTTAAGACAATTGTTCCAATATAACGACAAGACGATATGTGAAACTCATGAAACGTATCACTGTAAAAGGTGTAATAAGGCCGGGAAACAAACTATTAGATCAGATGCAATGCTTTATGGTGATCCAACGACGTGGAATCATCTAAATCATGCTGCATTAGAAAAAACAAATGACCATTTGCTTCAGAATGAATTCCAATATTCCGATATAAGCTATGcctttcaatatatttctcaTTGA
- the YRB30 gene encoding Yrb30p (similar to Saccharomyces cerevisiae YRB30 (YGL164C); ancestral locus Anc_8.107), giving the protein MDELLAKAGSQAVTFAIKSGVSLASSFAIKTIANFVTQIPKSDAKRIEYLRAKLENRIEIVSSAIDLIKLVAARGNTNLESTLRLTRDLKDEIDSFDKKMINLTDKVRQSKTGKSQELAIKSVESYIEDLLTRIEEVTPFINLALTTTGTHLSTTLPEQVSPGLLLQASNYVIESNAARLKASNVEVQVGPSFQTTIFSVFYNLSPGVSSKARIIWKEDMRRAYIKVLRIKSKTTPFKYKLRIEQSFNDERYHNVEDGEEVPQVIEFNLDQISKLFFSVSGKLLRLEERDTPVLVLKTTKPNLEDKDSPEINWYAFGQYDILPRTDSGEKEEEEEEEEEEEEETNNGCPASYSCSISLLEHIIRLSTLQENDRKSVLEVNDERLSIYLNNENPVAVTTTKKEVDNVAKQIKHLNLNVPS; this is encoded by the coding sequence ATGGATGAACTTCTAGCTAAGGCAGGATCTCAAGCTGTCACGTTCGCAATCAAATCTGGTGTTTCCTTGGCATCATCATTTGCTATTAAAACAATAGCGAATTTTGTCACCCAAATCCCTAAAAGTGATGCCAAAAGGATAGAATATTTAAGAgctaaattagaaaatagGATAGAAATAGTCTCATCTGCCATTGATCTTATCAAGTTGGTTGCCGCAAGGGGCAATACCAATTTAGAGAGCACTCTTCGTTTAACAAGAGATctaaaagatgaaattgattccTTCGAcaaaaagatgataaatttaacTGATAAAGTAAGGCAATCTAAGACTGGTAAGTCTCAAGAACTTGCCATTAAATCTGTAGAATCATACATCGAAGATCTACTCACCAGAATAGAGGAGGTTACaccattcattaatttaGCTTTGACCACTACAGGAACTCATTTAAGCACAACATTACCAGAACAAGTTTCACCtggattattattacaagcGTCAAATTACGTCATTGAATCAAATGCTGCAAGATTGAAGGCCTCGAATGTCGAGGTTCAAGTAGGTCCATCATTTCAGACTACTATCTTCTCTGtattttataatttaaGTCCTGGTGTAAGCTCCAAGGCTAGGataatttggaaagaaGATATGAGGAGAGCCTATATAAAAGTTTTGAGGATCAAGTCAAAGACAACACCATTCAAGTATAAACTGAGGATTGAACAGAGTTTCAATGATGAAAGATATCATAATGTTGAAGATGGAGAAGAAGTACCACAAGTTATTGAATTCAACTTAGAtcaaatttccaaattattcTTCAGTGTATCAGGAAAGCTCTTACGattagaagaaagagaTACACCTGTGCTTGTTTTGAAAACCACCAAGCCTAATCTGGAAGATAAAGATAGTCCTGAAATAAACTGGTATGCCTTTGGACAATACGATATTTTACCACGGACCGACTCTggagaaaaagaagaagaagaagaagaagaggaagaagaagaagaagaaacgaATAATGGATGCCCAGCTTCCTATTCTTGTTCTATATCATTACTGGAACACATCATTCGACTTTCGACTTTACAAGAAAATGACAGAAAGAGTGTCCTAGAAGTGAATGATGAAAGGctttctatatatttaaacAATGAAAATCCGGTAGCTGTCACGACCACGAAGAAAGAGGTTGATAATGTCGCAAAACAAATCAAGCATCTGAACTTAAACGTACC